The segment TCGAAGGGCCGCTCGACCTGCTGCTCTATCTCATCCGCAAACAGAACATCGATGTACTCGACATCCCCGTCGCCGAGATCACCCGACAGTACATGGGCTATGTCGAGCTGATGAAGTCGGTGCGCCTGGAGCTGGCTGCCGAGTACCTGGTGATGGCGGCGATGCTGGCGGAAATCAAGTCGCGCATGCTGTTGCCGCGGTCCAGCGAGGCACCGGACGAGGAGGAGGACCCGCGCGCCGAACTCATCCGCCGGCTGCAGGAATACGAGCGCTTCAAGGCGGCGGCCGAAGGCCTCGACGACTTGCCGCGTCTCGGTCGCGAATTCCATGTTCCGCGGCTGGACGCACCCGAGGCGAGGGCGCGCAAGCTGCTGCCACAGGTGAGCCTGGAGGAGTTGCTGGTTTCGATGGCCGAAGTGCTGCGCCGTGCCGATATGTTCGAGAGCCACCAGGTGACCCGTGAGGCGCTGTCGACGCGCGAACGCATGAGCCAGGTGCTCGAACGCCTGAAAGGTGGCGGCTTCGTCCCGTTCGTCGAGCTGTTCGCCGTGGAGGAGGGGCGGCTCGGCGTGGTGGTGACCTTCATGGCCGTGCTCGAACTCATCAAGGAATCGCTCGTCGAGCTGGTGCAGAATGAGCCCTTCGCGCCCATCCATGTCCGCAGTCGCAGCGACTGACCAGCCGAGGTAACCGATCGTTGGATCTTTGCGAACCCAAGGAGCTTGCCTCGCTGCTCGAGGCCTTTCTGCTCGCCGCCGGCAAGCCGCTATCACTGGAGCGGCTGGCCGAGTTGTTCGAGGAGGCCGAGCGGCCTTCATCGGCCCAGTTGAAGAAGGCGCTCGAGGTGCTGGAAAGATCCTGTCGCGGGCGGGCCTTCGAACTCAAGGAAGTCGCCAGTGGCTACCGTCTGCAGGTGCGCGAGCGGTTCGCGCCCTGGGTCGGTCGCCTCTGGGAGGAGCGCCCGCAGCGTTACTCGCGCGCGCTGCTGGAAACCCTGGCGTTGATCGCCTATCGCCAGCCGATCACCCGCGGCGAGATCGAGGACATTCGCGGGGTTGCGGTCAACAGCCAGATCATCAAGACCTTGCTCGAGCGCGAGTGGGTGCGCGTGGTTGGTCACCGAGACGTGCCGGGGCGACCGGCGATGTTCGCCACCACCAAGGCATTTCTCGATCACTTCAACCTGAAGAATCTCGATGAGCTGCCTCCGCTGGCCGTGCTCCGTGAGATGGAGCTCGGGCCGCGCACCGTGCTCGAGGATGACGACGCCGCGGTGCCGGCTTCGCTG is part of the Stutzerimonas balearica DSM 6083 genome and harbors:
- a CDS encoding segregation and condensation protein A, yielding MQQTIATDRQEAENAAPGEQLRLALVYGEAVTELPQDLYIPPDALEVFLEAFEGPLDLLLYLIRKQNIDVLDIPVAEITRQYMGYVELMKSVRLELAAEYLVMAAMLAEIKSRMLLPRSSEAPDEEEDPRAELIRRLQEYERFKAAAEGLDDLPRLGREFHVPRLDAPEARARKLLPQVSLEELLVSMAEVLRRADMFESHQVTREALSTRERMSQVLERLKGGGFVPFVELFAVEEGRLGVVVTFMAVLELIKESLVELVQNEPFAPIHVRSRSD
- the scpB gene encoding SMC-Scp complex subunit ScpB, which encodes MDLCEPKELASLLEAFLLAAGKPLSLERLAELFEEAERPSSAQLKKALEVLERSCRGRAFELKEVASGYRLQVRERFAPWVGRLWEERPQRYSRALLETLALIAYRQPITRGEIEDIRGVAVNSQIIKTLLEREWVRVVGHRDVPGRPAMFATTKAFLDHFNLKNLDELPPLAVLREMELGPRTVLEDDDAAVPASLQARADQAADESPAQSEREQTSFRTLLAELDNMETGLKTDFDDLAPAEPSADEADAEPDGDAVPASSGESGEHR